A region of Oncorhynchus keta strain PuntledgeMale-10-30-2019 unplaced genomic scaffold, Oket_V2 Un_contig_255_pilon_pilon, whole genome shotgun sequence DNA encodes the following proteins:
- the LOC127922407 gene encoding uncharacterized protein LOC127922407, translating into MDSTRCRKRSTGMLVHVDSIRCLKRSTGMLVHDDSTRCLKRSTGMLAHVDSTRCGKRSTGMLAHVDSTRCGKRSTGMLAHVDSTRCGKRSTGMLAHVDSTRCGKRSTGMLAHVDSTRCGKRSTGMLAHVDSTRCGKRSTGMLAHVDSTRCGKRSTGMLAHVDSTRCRKRSTGMLVHVDSTRCLKRSTGMLVHVDSIRCLKRSTGMLVHVDSIRCLKRSTGMLAHVDSIRCLKRSTGMLVHVDSIRCLKRSTGMLAHVDSTRCRKRSTGMLAHVDSTRCLKRSTGMLAHVDSTRCLKRSTGMLVHVDSTRCLKRSTGMLAHVDSTRCGKRSTGMLAHVDSTRCLKRSTGMLAHVDSTRY; encoded by the exons atggactctacaag gtgtcgaaagcgttccacagggatgctggtccatgttgactctataaggtgtctaaagcgttccacagggatgctggtccatgatgactctacaaggtgtctaaagcgttccacagggatgctggcccatgttgactctacaag gtgtggaaagcgttccacagggatgctggcccatgttgactctacaag gtgtggaaagcgttccacagggatgctggcccatgttgactctacaaggtgtggaaagcgttccacagggatgctggcccatgttgactctacaaggtgtggaaagcgttccacagggatgctggcccatgttgactctacaag gtgtggaaagcgttccacagggatgctggcccatgttgactctacaaggtgtggaaagcgttccacagggatgctggcccatgttgactctacaaggtgtggaaagcgttccacagggatgctggcccatgttgactctacaag gtgtcgaaagcgttccacagggatgctggtccatgttgactctacaaggtgtctaaagcgttccacagggatgctggtccatgttgactctataaggtgtctaaagcgttccacagggatgctggtccatgttgactctataaggtgtctaaagcgttccacagggatgctggcccatgttgactctataaggtgtctaaagcgttccacagggatgctggtccatgttgactctataaggtgtctaaagcgttccacagggatgctggcccatgttgactctacaaggtgtcgaaagcgttccacagggatgctggcccatgttgactctacaag gtgtctaaagcgttccacagggatgctggcccatgttgactctacaaggtgtctaaagcgttccacagggatgctggtccatgttgactctacaag gtgtctaaagcgttccacagggatgctggcccatgttgactctacaag gtgtggaaagcgttccacagggatgctggcccatgttgactctacaag gtgtctaaagcgttccacagggatgctggcccatgttgactctacaaggtattga
- the LOC127922408 gene encoding enhancer of rudimentary homolog isoform X4: MSHTILLVQPTKRPEGRTYADYESVNECMEGVCKMYEEHLKRMNPNTPSITYDISQLFDFIHDLADLSCLVYRADTQTYQPMF, translated from the exons ATG TCTCATACGATCCTGTTGGTCCAGCCCACTAAGAGACCAGAGGGACGGACGTATGCTGACTATGAATCAGTCAACGAGTGCATGGAAG GCGTGTGTAAGATGTACGAGGAGCACCTgaagagaatgaaccccaacaCACCATCCATCACCTATGACATCAGTCAACTGTTTGACTTCATCCATGACCTGGCTGACCTCAGCTGCTTGGT GTACCGTGCCGACACACAGACGTACCAgcccatgttttaa